One Aquarana catesbeiana isolate 2022-GZ linkage group LG06, ASM4218655v1, whole genome shotgun sequence genomic region harbors:
- the LOC141147442 gene encoding taste receptor type 2 member 14-like, whose product MGSVFIGLPPNDYFAILMVEVAIGILTNAFIVLVNLRDWLKGQSLNSSDKLVVSLALSNTCFSVANAATIVCAFFFVGLMLVDYIYYILYGLMSYAIFSSSWLSSWLCLFFFLKIITFQGGCFGWMKTKVELLVPWLIFLSQVMSFASVLPSIWTTTKMFAGNFTSSEIDAIVIGYQINSYYNYISVLVNCIVPFLIVTATTGRIIASLSLHAHHMKQNMEDSRGTSLKVHQVAARTMSSLLVIYLMFYVVELGLGFLSQTNQFYWMCFMLMLLFPTLQSIVLITGNSKLRQVCSDLMSCKKKP is encoded by the coding sequence ATGGGTTCAGTATTTATTGGTTTGCCACCCAATGACTATTTTGCCATCCTTATGGTCGAGGTTGCTATAGGGATCTTGACCAATGCCTTCATTGTGCTAGTCAACCTCAGAGACTGGCTGAAAGGCCAAAGCCTGAACTCCAGCGACAAGCTGGTGGTTTCTCTCGCCCTTTCAAACACATGCTTTTCTGTTGCAAATGCCGCCACCATCGTGTGCGCTTTCTTTTTTGTGGGGCTCATGCTTGTAGATTACATTTACTATATCTTGTATGGTTTGATGTCCTACGCCATCTTTTCAAGCTCCTGGCTTTCTTCCTGGCTGTGCTTGTTCTTTTTTTTGAAAATCATTACCTTCCAAGGTGGTTGCTTTGGGTGGATGAAGACCAAGGTCGAACTTCTGGTCCCTTGGCTGATATTCTTGTCTCAAGTTATGTCCTTCGCCAGCGTTCTCCCTTCTATCTGGACCACGACAAAGATGTTTGCAGGAAATTTCACATCTTCGGAGATTGACGCCATCGTTATCGGATATCAAATCAACAGTTATTACAATTACATTTCAGTATTGGTAAACTGCATTGTGCCGTTTCTGATTGTCACAGCCACCACCGGTCGCATTATTGCTTCGCTCTCTTTGCATGCCCATCACATGAAGCAAAACATGGAGGATTCTCGTGGGACAAGCCTAAAAGTCCATCAAGTGGCTGCTAGAACCATGTCATCGCTTCTTGTGATTTATCTCATGTTCTATGTGGTAGAGCTGGGCCTTGGGTTCCTTTCACAGACTAATCAATTTTACTGGATGTGTTTTATGCTCATGTTACTCTTTCCCACCCTACAGTCCATCGTACTTATCACAGGGAACTCCAAGTTGAGGCAGGTGTGTTCAGACTTGATGAGCTGTAAAAAGAAACCTTAG